In the genome of Stomoxys calcitrans chromosome 4, idStoCalc2.1, whole genome shotgun sequence, the window ttcgatttttttcgtttaatttatacagtttttattatttttttcgtcTTCTTAGTTCGTAAAAAATAGATTCGTTGTGTTTTTGATTTTCTagaaattatttatatatataaaaaaatatttttattatgtaTAGTTTGGAGTTATCTAAAAAAAGATAGTTTATCTCAGCTTAGTTTTAAGGTATTctccttaaaattttgcttcaCTTAATACTTCTAACAAAAGATAACCTCACAGCAATTGCAGGGATTTTGTGATTTGTAAATTTAAGTCTCTTGGTCAACAATTGGTCCGTGGTAGCCCACCCTATTAATGTTTCTAAAGCGTAAAAGTAGTCATAGTTTAAGGTctttcttaaattaaaaaaaaaattttttgaaattaagtgtttgagaaaaagtaaaatatatataaaaagaaattcaTACATATTTCGTGTGGTGGTTGGTATTGATGGTGATGGAGTTCTTGgtggttgtttgttgttgtggtcgttggtggtggtggtggtggtttttTCTATTCTATGTTTATGGCTCCATGCGTTTCGTATGACTCGAATTACCACCCATCTCTTGCGAGAGATCAGCTATCACTTCTTTGTAGATCAAAGGATCAATGTTCTTGCCGAGTTGATACAGCAAAAACCAATCGCCAATGTTGCATTGCTTGGCCACGGCCTCAACATCTTCCACATCGGCCAAGCGGGAACGGGCACGCAGCAAAAGATGTCTCAATTTGGGTCCCATGACCACGGCAATGCGATAGACCAGTGAAATGCCCGAAAGTATGGACAAAATGATGAACCAGAACCATAGGAAGACATAGATTTTCTCATTGACAATATTCAACGGCAGCACACAGAGACCATCGAACTTCTGCACCGAGCCGGAAGGACCATATTTGTGGAATGTACATTTGGTGACTTTGGGAAAGACCCGGGCCATGGGATCGATGCGCTCATCTGGCTCCATTTCGGTGAATTTCAAAACATCACTGCCGTAGGTGGAGAACTCGCCATCCAAAAAGAAGTCCACAAAGTAGATTTGCCCTATGACATTGATGAAGTTCAGCGCCTCGCACAAAAAGAAACGGAATGCATAGAAGTTGTGGCGATTCAGATTGTCCGTAAAGTACTGCACCAAAATGCGTTTGCGATCCGTTTTGCACTCCTCATTGACAATGGGGCTATTGAGGTCCATGACCAACATTTTGAGGCGTCCACCCTCCCATGATTTCCATAGGTAACGCGGCACATAGAACAATATGGCCTGGAAGAAGAGCACAAAGCACACCCACTGATAGTATTTGTGGTATTTGATCTCATCCGCGCCCTCCACGTGGGAGCCCACTCCAGGCTGGACCACATCGCGGCCGGTAATGCCAGTCAAACGATCAGGCACTGTAAAAGTGGAATAAATCCAGCAATAGGTGTCCATCACTCCCAAAGGAATCTCGTCCACAATACAATCGATGGGATCTCCTATGTATTGGCGTGAGGTGACCAGCAGTGAGAAGGCAATCAATATGATCACCGTCGCTTTGTAATGCATGCGGAAGACATTGTTGTCGATGCAGACCTGATCGATCTTAAGCAGCCCCTTCACGGAGCCAAAGACATCAAACATCTTGCCGGAACTTTAGTGGCgtggcaaacaaacacaaaaaggcACAAAACTCACAAAAGAAATATTAACGCTAGTCTTGACTTTTGTACTTAAAGttcgttgtttttgtttattttcgactttttcaacaaaaaaacccGATTTTCGCGTTTTTCCTTAGAATTCCTTTTTTCTCACTTAAACTTCATAATAATAAGGAAGCTGTGGTTTTGGCTTTTTGTCAACGATTTTTTTCTCTCATAAAAATTGCACACGCGGTTCTGTGGTTAATTCGAGTACTATAACTATTAGCGTTAAtgcggctgttgttgttgttgttgcagtttgaTGAAGGCCCTACTATAAAAACTTCTTGTTTGGAATTCATAAAGATTGTTGAAGGGAGGGGGACAATTTATTCTCTAAAACGAGATAATCATTTTTTTGTGTGGCGTTTAGGCTACTTTCGTttaatttcacttaaaaaattctgcttgttttgtattatttctTGTTCCCAAGGGGCGTACGACGTTAAACGACGCTGTGACACCGTCACTTAAACACTCTGTTCGAATAGAAAATTTCAACTGTCGAGCTGGATCTCTAACGAGTGGTTATTCGGTCTTGTTACTTATCAAACGAGTTGAGTGAGTTTTCCGGCACGAGGCTCTCACGCACACTTAGAAATGAAACAAGCAAAACTGCAGTGGTAAGAGTAAGCAGCAGAGAGCCTGAAATTTCGTAGTATGGGTGTTTAACTTACTCTCTGAGGCCAAAGATGCCTTGCCATGGTGAGTATTATAAATGCGAGAGCGCAAACACTGGCAAACAACAGGTATGCAGTGTGAAGCTGTGGTGGGTAGTAGTCATCTGCTCAAAACCTTAGCGTCTGGCTATGCACAAcgttcacacacacacaaacgcaGCATCCATCCTCAATCATATCTTAAGTCATTATGCATTATGCCTACATGCCAACGAGTGGGCCAGTATTTCGTTTGTTGTGTTGTAGGTGATTTGTGTAGCTGTATATGTAACTGGATTTCCCTTCATGTCCCAGGTACATTCGTGTATGTAGAACAAACCAGTCAAATCGAGTGTTTGTTTGGCTGCATTTCTAGAGGATTTGTTTGGCTTGGGTAATTTTCATGATGTACATACCAATACAACATAATCTGCTGCAGTATTACAAGCACGGGGTGGATCTTGCTTATGCTTTATTGCATTCCTTTCGTTCAGCAAAGTCTCATCATGCTTTACTCTCTTGGGTTATAGTGTCCGTCTACCTAACCCCTAATACACTTAAAATCCTGTTAACGCTTAATGCGACAGTAGAGTTACACTTTTTGGGTTTTATTATGTATAGcactaaaattttaaagtaCGAGGGTTGTTGGAAAAGTGAAGGGATGTTAACTCTTTTAGAAAGGGCTTTAATGAGatttcgccaacattaggaggggataactgaacaatttttgctgatgttctctccaggattcgaacacaggcgttcagctcAAACTCAAACTTTAGCCTACGATTTTTTAAGTCAAAGTCCGTCCGTTGTTAATTTATCTTCAACTTCCAGATGAAGCTTGAATCCTTAGATTTGAAATGAAAGCCAATGGTGTTGTGTATGAAATAAGATGAAAATTATCTCATAAgtgtacaacaagtaaaagcgtgctaagttggccgtgccgaattttgggaacccaccaccatggattctgctaaaatatgttagctatatctggttatagaccaatttggactgtacttggcgcagttgttgcgagtcataactgaacacaatgtgcaaaatttctgccaaatgggacaaaaattgcggcttgtatggtctctaggagtcaaatcgggaaatcgggttgcatggcagctatagcaggttatagaccgatttggacattactacgcacaattgttggatatatcaacaaaacactatgtgcaaaatttcagccaaatcagataaaaattgaggattccaggagttcaagaagtcaaatcgagagataggtttatatgggagctacatcagattatataccgacttggacggtacttgacacagttgttggaagtcataatagaacacaacgttcagccaaatcggatggaaattgaggcttccaggggctcaagaagtcaaaccgggagatcgatttgtatgggagctatatcaggttcttggccgacttggccgaaaattgcggctccaaCATtggccttatttgtgcccataccccgacggaagacaaagacgagcagacaaaagatattttctacgagtgcctaaagagagaatatgaccgctgccctgcagttgttggaagtcataatagaacactatgtgcaaaatttcagccaaatcagacaaaaattgcagcttccaggggctcaagaagtcaaatcaggagatcggtttatatgggggctatatcagataatagactgatttggaccgtatttgacacagttgttcaaagtcgtaacggaacctgacgacctacataaatactaagtatctgtgtattttatggggccaagacttcaaatcgagagatcggtctatatggcagctatatccaaatctaagccaAATCGATGAGGCATGCCTAAGGGGCTTACTCatcttactgtgccaaattttggcgaaatcggacaataagtgcgtcttttgcgggccaaagaccttaaatcgagagatcggtctatatggcagctatattcaaatctgaaccgatctgggccaaactgaagaagcatgtcgaggccctaacataaatcactgtcccaaatttcagcaaaatcggacaataagtgcgtcttttgcgggcccaagaccttaaatcgagagatcggtctatatggcagctacatccaaatctgaaccgatctgtgccatattgcagaagtatatcaatgggctttaat includes:
- the LOC106087022 gene encoding innexin inx2, translating into MFDVFGSVKGLLKIDQVCIDNNVFRMHYKATVIILIAFSLLVTSRQYIGDPIDCIVDEIPLGVMDTYCWIYSTFTVPDRLTGITGRDVVQPGVGSHVEGADEIKYHKYYQWVCFVLFFQAILFYVPRYLWKSWEGGRLKMLVMDLNSPIVNEECKTDRKRILVQYFTDNLNRHNFYAFRFFLCEALNFINVIGQIYFVDFFLDGEFSTYGSDVLKFTEMEPDERIDPMARVFPKVTKCTFHKYGPSGSVQKFDGLCVLPLNIVNEKIYVFLWFWFIILSILSGISLVYRIAVVMGPKLRHLLLRARSRLADVEDVEAVAKQCNIGDWFLLYQLGKNIDPLIYKEVIADLSQEMGGNSSHTKRMEP